Proteins co-encoded in one Helicoverpa zea isolate HzStark_Cry1AcR chromosome 18, ilHelZeax1.1, whole genome shotgun sequence genomic window:
- the LOC124639073 gene encoding uncharacterized protein LOC124639073, producing the protein MEHFIETVRKYPCLWNTTAIEYRDQELKDAAWAEVMKETDLSSVKEVKLKWKKLRDSYRDALKRQSEMLAKDPANPAKKNYPWKYMGLMQFLQPYMSNRKKPAGSPSYPAPAAAQENGHHEQSSSESESEAESAAKRKSSQLTVIDRKLDYLCKAHAAKRACPEPAPAAHPDPLDIFFNSMCQSTKRFPFPTQIKIKRSLFNAVIEAEEALLAEQASYASLWAQEPGSSSSSEPSDDERKPS; encoded by the exons ATGGAGCACTTCATCGAGACGGTGCGCAAGTACCCGTGCCTGTGGAACACCACCGCCATCGAGTACCGCGACCAGGAGCTGAAGGACGCCGCCTGGGCCGAGGTCATGAAGGAGACGGACCTGTCGTCAG TGAAAGAAGTGAAGTTGAAGTGGAAAAAGCTGCGAGATAGCTACCGTGACGCGCTCAAGCGGCAGAGCGAGATGCTGGCGAAGGACCCTGCCAACCCCGCCAAGAAGAATTACCCCTGGAAGTACATGGGGCTGATGCAGTTCCTGCAGCCGTACATGAGCAACAGAAAGAAGCCGGCGGGCTCGCCCAGCtaccccgcgcccgccgcggcGCAGGAGAACGGGCACCACGAGCAGTCCAGCTCGGAGTCGGAGTCGGAGGCGGAGTCGGCCGCCAAGCGCAAGAGCTCGCAGCTGACCGTCATCGACCGCAAGCTGGACTACCTGTGCAAGGCGCACGCCGCCAAGCGCGCGTGCCCcgagcccgcgcccgccgcgcacCCCGACCCGCTCGACATCTTCTTCAACAGCATGTGTCAGTCCACCAAGCGCTTCCCCTTCCCCACGCAGATCAAG ATAAAGAGGAGCCTGTTCAACGCCGTGATCGAGGCGGAGGAGGCGCTGCTGGCGGAGCAGGCGAGCTACGCCAGCCTGTGGGCGCAGGAGCCGGGCTCGTCCTCCAGCAGCGAGCCCAGCGACGACGAGCGCAAGCCCTCCTGA
- the LOC124639001 gene encoding uncharacterized protein LOC124639001, with the protein MRQKIYTMQEKLVDLEPVIKKYEGDPRFRMAYIFRQLDDWLKSLRGVYFAMSKWSNTASNRFKRRIWSYEHALRRNIDVTYTVDYLAHVHATYIKQMEDIMPAAQREEMQKERDRMLELQEKNKQAG; encoded by the coding sequence ATGAGACAAAAAATTTATACTATGCAAGAAAAACTCGTAGACCTTGAGCCCGTAATAAAGAAATACGAGGGCGACCCGCGGTTCCGCATGGCGTACATATTCCGGCAGCTGGACGACTGGCTAAAGAGCCTGCGCGGCGTGTACTTCGCCATGTCCAAGTGGAGCAACACCGCCAGCAACCGCTTCAAGCGGCGCATCTGGAGCTACGAGCACGCGCTGCGGCGCAACATCGACGTCACGTACACCGTGGACTACCTGGCGCACGTGCACGCCACCTACATCAAGCAGATGGAGGACATCATGCCCGCCGCGCAGCGCGAGGAGATGCAGAAGGAGCGCGACAGAATGTTGGAGCTGCAAGAGAAAAACAAGCAAGCAGGCTGA
- the LOC124639083 gene encoding transcription factor Adf-1-like: MNSRNYRERLIDEVKKYPVLYDTQHENHRDIDVRDRCWLEISERLGANSEVLKREWKILRDSMRQALKRSKTGATTKSGLPCKKWRFQSRMAFVLPYMTIRRNPRFDKSRVKPDEAEASEQEGEAEAWEPPAPEHDSLELFFASVCQSAKRLPRKHQAALKRHVLDALLRAEADWEADQADSKAELNKDFD; encoded by the exons ATGAACTCGCGCAACTACCGGGAGCGGCTGATCGACGAGGTGAAGAAGTACCCGGTGCTGTACGACACGCAGCACGAGAACCACCGCGACATCGACGTGCGCGACCGCTGCTGGCTCGAGATCTCCGAGCGGCTCGGCGCCAACA GTGAGGTGCTGAAGCGCGAGTGGAAGATCCTGCGCGACTCCATGCGGCAGGCGCTGAAGCGCAGCAAGACCGGCGCCACCACCAAGTCCGGCCTGCCCTGCAAGAAGTGGCGCTTCCAGAGCCGCATGGCCTTCGTGCTGCCCTACATGACCATCCGCCG GAACCCGCGCTTCGACAAGAGCCGCGTCAAGCCGGACGAGGCGGAGGCGTCGGAGCAGGAGGGCGAGGCGGAGGCGTGGGAGCCGCCGGCGCCCGAGCACGACTCGCTGGAGCTGTTCTTCGCGAGCGTGTGCCAGAGCGCCAAGCGGCTGCCGCGCAAGCACCAGGCCGCGCTCAAGCGCCACGTGCTggacgcgctgctgcgcgccgaGGCCGACTGGGAGGCCGACCAGGCTGACTCCAAGGCCGAGCTCAACAAAGACTTCGACTGA
- the LOC124638899 gene encoding high mobility group protein D-like, translating into MMEKPKRPMSAYLLWLNSERGKIKADHPGLKVTEVAKKAGEIWRSMDDKSTWEEKAAEAKEQYAKDLECYNANGGAPTPKKAQKRGGAKAKPAKASRTKHKKEQSEDEDASADEDDAGDSE; encoded by the coding sequence ATGATGGAAAAACCGAAAAGGCCGATGTCGGCGTATTTGCTGTGGCTAAATAGCGAGCGCGGGAAGATCAAGGCTGACCACCCCGGCCTGAAGGTGACCGAGGTGGCCAAGAAGGCTGGCGAGATCTGGCGCTCCATGGACGACAAGAGCACTTGGGAGGAGAAGGCGGCCGAGGCCAAGGAGCAGTACGCGAAGGACCTCGAGTGCTACAACGCCAACGGCGGCGCGCCCACGCCCAAGAAGGCGCAGAAGCGAGGCGGCGCCAAGGCCAAGCCGGCCAAGGCGAGCCGCACCAAGCACAAGAAGGAGCAGTCGGAGGACGAGGACGCGTCGGCCGACGAGGACGACGCGGGCGACAGCGAGTGA
- the LOC124638898 gene encoding uncharacterized protein LOC124638898 translates to MSAGSGKRKKATYSGGEESGAGEVGRLVDCSQADDRRMIRLVRERPLLYARNNMPVASYYAHVKKLWQQVADLMGWTVPEVRRKWSHIRNSYSRHLRNEMYGVRTGRGRIVSKWYLADELDFLREHMATDTRPASRYSFPLFEAEAAPELPALLSSPWLALAGAPHAAPPPRSGEPQLRPDDSSSPHSFDPDENSAYFHFFRGIHNDYQELPAKKQRLFRRECLAFLHRLLDEEEPPGQQESPGSDDERECKPCIVDHSVRSVSAEPEPDPDAR, encoded by the exons ATGTCAGCCGGCAGCGGCAAGCGGAAGAAGGCGACGTACAGCGGGGGCGAGGAGAGCGGCGCGGGCGAGGTGGGCCGGCTGGTGGACTGCAGCCAGGCCGACGACCGGCGCATGATCCGGCTGGTGCGCGAGCGGCCGCTGCTGTACGCGCGCAACAACATGCCCGTCGCCAGCTACTACGCGCACGTCAAGAAGCTGTGGCAGCAGGTCGCCGACCTCATGGGCTGGACCG TGCCGGAGGTGCGGCGCAAGTGGTCGCACATCCGCAACTCGTACTCGCGCCACCTGCGCAACGAGATGTACGGCGTGCGCACCGGCCGCGGCCGCATCGTCTCCAAGTGGTACCTGGCCGACGAGCTGGACTTCCTGCGCGAGCACATGGCCACGGACAC GAGGCCGGCATCGCGCTACTCGTTCCCGCTGTTCGAGGCGGAGGCGGCGCCGGAGCTGCCGGCGCTGCTGTCCAGCCCGTGGCTGGCGCTGGCGGGCGCGCCgcacgccgcgccgccgccgcgctcggGGGAGCCGCAGCTGCGTCCGGACGACTCCTCCAGCCCGCACTCCTTCGACCCCGACGAGAACTCTGCCTACTTCCATTTCTTTCGTGGAATCCACAACGACTATCAGGAGTTGCCCGCTAAGAAGCAGAGGTTGTTCCGGCGCGAATGCCTCGCCTTCCTGCACCGGCTGCTGGACGAGGAGGAGCCTCCCGGCCAGCAGGAGTCGCCGGGCTCCGACGACGAGCGGGAGTGCAAGCCGTGCATCGTGGACCACTCGGTGCGCAGCGTGTCCGCCGAGCCGGAGCCCGACCCCGACGCTCGCTGA